A genomic stretch from Enterobacter oligotrophicus includes:
- the rpiB gene encoding bifunctional allose-6-phosphate isomerase/ribose-5-phosphate isomerase RpiB codes for MKRIAFGCDHIGFILKEDILAHLHARGVEVKDKGAWSSERTDYPHYASSVAQSILDNEVDGGILICGTGVGISITANKFPGIRAVVCSEPYSAQLSRQHNNTNVLAFGSRVVGLELAKMIVDAWLDAEFEGGRHQVRVDAIAAIEQAQN; via the coding sequence ATGAAAAGGATTGCGTTCGGCTGCGATCACATTGGTTTTATTCTAAAAGAGGACATTCTGGCTCACCTGCACGCACGTGGTGTGGAGGTGAAAGATAAGGGCGCATGGTCTTCTGAACGAACGGACTATCCGCACTACGCCAGTTCCGTTGCACAGTCCATTCTCGATAATGAGGTCGACGGCGGTATTTTGATCTGCGGCACTGGCGTTGGGATCTCGATTACGGCCAATAAATTCCCCGGTATTCGCGCGGTGGTCTGTAGCGAACCCTATTCTGCGCAGCTTTCCCGTCAACATAATAATACTAACGTGCTGGCATTTGGCTCGCGCGTGGTCGGGCTGGAGCTGGCAAAAATGATTGTCGATGCCTGGCTGGATGCTGAGTTTGAGGGTGGAAGACATCAGGTGCGAGTCGACGCGATTGCGGCAATTGAACAGGCGCAGAATTGA